The following coding sequences lie in one Spirosoma sp. KUDC1026 genomic window:
- the mtaB gene encoding tRNA (N(6)-L-threonylcarbamoyladenosine(37)-C(2))-methylthiotransferase MtaB, translating into MTVKKVAFYTLGCKLNFSETSTLARMMEQQGYERVEFNQQPDIFIINTCSVTDNADKKCRKIVREAQKINPDGYVAILGCYAQLKPKEISEIPGVDAVLGAAEKFRLVELMPTFEKVQSGQNAQIFNSPIEHAIDYHASYSLNDRTRTFLKVQDGCDYPCAYCTIPLARGKSRSDTVANVIRAAREIAERGVKEIVLTGVNIGDFGLIDGIRNETFFDLVKALDEVEGIERFRISSIEPNLLTDEIIAFVAQSKRFVPHFHVPLQSGSNRVLGLMRRRYKRELYADRVAKIKELMPHACIGVDVIVGHPGETEVEFKETYMFLNELPISYLHVFTYSERPNTTAVSIRPVVPGHIRAERSKMLHILSDKKRRAFYETQLSREATVLFEEDVENGMMQGFTENYVRVVAKYDPLLINETLVVQLTDINADGLVNVTEAPQAVAALVH; encoded by the coding sequence ATGACCGTGAAAAAAGTTGCTTTCTATACACTCGGCTGCAAGCTGAATTTTTCCGAAACCTCGACCCTCGCCCGTATGATGGAGCAGCAGGGATATGAGCGGGTAGAATTCAATCAGCAGCCCGATATCTTTATCATCAACACCTGCTCTGTAACCGACAACGCCGACAAGAAATGCCGGAAGATCGTTCGGGAAGCGCAGAAAATAAACCCCGATGGCTACGTGGCCATCCTGGGCTGTTACGCACAGCTCAAGCCCAAAGAAATTTCCGAAATTCCGGGGGTAGATGCCGTACTGGGTGCGGCCGAGAAATTCCGGCTGGTGGAGCTGATGCCGACGTTTGAGAAGGTACAGAGCGGTCAGAACGCCCAGATTTTCAACTCACCCATCGAACACGCTATCGACTACCACGCATCGTACTCGCTCAACGACCGGACACGGACTTTTTTGAAAGTACAGGATGGGTGCGATTACCCTTGCGCCTACTGCACTATTCCGCTGGCCCGGGGCAAAAGCCGATCGGATACGGTAGCAAACGTGATACGGGCCGCCCGCGAGATCGCCGAGCGGGGGGTCAAGGAAATCGTGCTGACAGGAGTTAACATTGGCGATTTTGGCTTGATTGACGGCATACGTAACGAGACCTTTTTCGATCTGGTGAAGGCCCTGGATGAAGTCGAGGGCATTGAGCGGTTCCGGATTTCCAGCATCGAACCCAATCTGCTTACCGATGAGATCATTGCGTTTGTAGCCCAGTCGAAACGCTTCGTTCCGCATTTTCACGTTCCCCTCCAGTCGGGCAGTAACCGTGTACTCGGCCTGATGCGCCGACGCTACAAACGGGAGCTTTATGCAGATCGGGTGGCAAAAATCAAGGAACTTATGCCCCACGCCTGCATTGGCGTCGACGTCATTGTTGGGCATCCCGGTGAGACCGAGGTCGAGTTTAAGGAAACGTACATGTTCCTGAACGAACTGCCAATTTCCTACCTGCACGTCTTTACGTATTCAGAGCGCCCGAATACAACGGCGGTATCGATTCGCCCGGTCGTACCGGGGCACATCCGGGCGGAGCGCTCAAAGATGCTGCATATCCTTTCGGACAAAAAACGGCGGGCTTTTTACGAAACCCAGCTCAGCCGTGAGGCAACGGTTCTGTTCGAAGAAGATGTAGAGAACGGCATGATGCAGGGCTTCACCGAAAATTACGTTCGCGTAGTGGCCAAGTACGACCCGCTATTGATCAACGAAACATTGGTGGTTCAATTGACAGATATTAACGCTGACGGGCTGGTTAACGTCACCGAAGCTCCGCAGGCTGTAGCGGCTCTGGTTCATTAG
- a CDS encoding glycosyltransferase family 4 protein — protein sequence MNLDLLVAFLQHKFDDELFTLGLYQCILSFLVACFVAVISIPVIIKISELKSLMEKPGERRAHTTPTPTFGGIAIYAGILIAYFLWPSIDQTDVYRTTLSVAGMTILFFIGIKDDLVGIDPNKKILFQVMAALILIFFGDLRVDYLYGILGFHHIPPFFSIILTCFIFIALTNALNLIDGIDGLAGGIAMIASVTFGGWFLLTNHFAMASLAFTVSGALIGFLRFNFSNTSKIFMGNTGSLILGFLLAFFAVRFVNLNVSFRYEPTAFFNAPIIAIVILIIPIFDTLRVFLVRILSGRSPFSADRNHMHHILLDNGLSHIQTTLVLCGISLFNTVLFFMLHRNITNTQSLFILAALFGLYMLTSFGLKMRIMYLTTHPRRRRAILRRELQNGISGRRIVDYL from the coding sequence ATGAATTTAGACTTACTCGTTGCTTTTCTGCAGCACAAATTCGATGACGAACTTTTTACGCTGGGGCTTTACCAGTGTATTCTTTCCTTTCTGGTAGCCTGCTTCGTTGCCGTTATTTCGATTCCGGTCATCATTAAAATTTCCGAGTTGAAATCGCTGATGGAAAAGCCCGGCGAACGTCGAGCGCATACCACCCCAACCCCCACTTTCGGCGGCATTGCGATTTACGCGGGTATTCTGATTGCCTATTTTTTATGGCCGAGTATCGATCAGACGGATGTGTACCGCACGACGCTGTCGGTAGCGGGTATGACCATCCTGTTTTTTATCGGTATCAAAGATGACCTGGTGGGTATCGACCCTAACAAGAAAATCCTTTTCCAGGTCATGGCCGCGCTGATCCTGATTTTCTTCGGCGATCTGCGCGTTGACTATCTCTATGGTATTCTGGGGTTTCATCATATCCCACCCTTTTTTAGTATTATCCTGACCTGTTTTATTTTTATCGCCCTGACCAATGCGCTCAACCTGATCGATGGCATTGACGGACTGGCGGGTGGTATTGCGATGATTGCCAGCGTTACGTTTGGCGGCTGGTTCCTGCTCACCAATCACTTCGCCATGGCTAGCCTGGCGTTCACAGTGTCGGGGGCCCTGATCGGCTTTCTGCGGTTCAACTTTTCGAACACCAGCAAAATCTTCATGGGTAATACCGGCTCGCTGATTCTGGGCTTTCTACTGGCGTTCTTTGCGGTTCGCTTCGTCAATTTGAACGTATCGTTTCGGTACGAACCAACGGCTTTTTTCAACGCGCCGATCATTGCCATTGTCATCCTGATTATCCCGATTTTCGATACGCTGCGGGTGTTTCTGGTGCGGATCCTTTCAGGTCGTTCACCGTTCTCGGCCGACCGGAACCACATGCACCATATTCTGCTGGATAACGGCCTGTCGCACATTCAGACCACGCTTGTACTGTGCGGCATTTCGCTGTTCAACACGGTGCTGTTTTTTATGCTTCACCGAAACATCACCAACACGCAGTCTCTGTTCATTCTGGCGGCTTTGTTTGGGCTTTACATGCTCACCAGTTTTGGCCTCAAGATGCGGATCATGTACCTGACGACTCATCCGCGTCGTCGTCGGGCTATCCTGCGCCGGGAACTCCAGAATGGTATCTCGGGCCGCCGGATCGTTGATTATCTGTAG
- a CDS encoding glycosyltransferase family 2 protein: MKVSIITVVYNGAEHIRGCIESILTQTYPNIEYIVVDGNSTDGTVDIVRSYGTKIAKFISEPDKGLYDAMNKGIGMATGDVVGILNADDFYRHERVIENMVATFERTGSDAVYGDLLYVDRIDPQLIKRYWRSGEYTGSNFLWGWMPGHPTFFARRSLYEKYGLFRLDMKSAADYELMLRFVHKHKAKLAYMNEITIVMRAGGISNSTLKNRLRANNEDRLAWEMNGLKPYFFTLWLKPMRKLGQFVTKPRP, encoded by the coding sequence ATGAAGGTATCTATCATTACTGTCGTTTACAACGGCGCCGAACATATCCGCGGCTGCATCGAGTCGATCCTGACGCAGACCTACCCGAACATTGAGTACATTGTCGTGGATGGTAACTCAACGGACGGAACCGTTGACATCGTTCGCTCGTATGGCACCAAAATTGCCAAGTTTATTTCGGAACCGGACAAGGGTTTATATGATGCCATGAACAAGGGCATTGGTATGGCTACCGGTGATGTTGTTGGTATTCTGAACGCCGACGATTTTTACCGGCATGAGCGGGTGATTGAGAACATGGTGGCTACGTTTGAGCGGACGGGAAGCGACGCCGTTTACGGCGATCTGCTGTACGTCGACCGGATCGATCCACAGCTGATAAAACGGTACTGGCGCTCGGGTGAGTACACCGGAAGCAACTTCCTCTGGGGCTGGATGCCGGGACATCCGACGTTTTTTGCCAGGCGCTCGCTGTACGAAAAATACGGTTTGTTCCGGCTCGATATGAAGAGTGCCGCCGATTATGAGCTGATGTTACGTTTCGTGCATAAGCACAAAGCCAAGCTGGCTTACATGAACGAGATCACCATCGTGATGCGGGCCGGTGGCATCAGCAATAGTACGCTCAAAAACCGGCTACGGGCCAATAATGAGGACCGGCTTGCCTGGGAAATGAACGGACTAAAACCTTATTTTTTTACCCTCTGGCTAAAACCAATGCGGAAGCTGGGCCAGTTTGTCACGAAACCACGACCCTAA
- a CDS encoding WcaF family extracellular polysaccharide biosynthesis acetyltransferase, with the protein MSSMPVAQEGKADFSRYNIDWYKPGPRWKIVLWFLVNSLIINTYLPIPVSLKRWVLRLFGAKLGQEVIIKPGVNIKYPWLLKTGDHVWIGEQVWIDNLSDVVIGSNVCLSQGALILTGNHDYRQPTFDLTTRPITLDDGVWIGAKAVVCAGVTCHSHSVLAVNSVATRPLEAYGIYQGNPAVFVRQRHINP; encoded by the coding sequence ATGAGTAGTATGCCCGTCGCTCAGGAAGGAAAAGCAGATTTTTCGCGCTATAACATCGATTGGTACAAGCCGGGGCCGCGCTGGAAGATTGTGCTGTGGTTTTTGGTCAATTCACTCATCATCAATACGTACCTGCCTATTCCGGTTTCCCTGAAACGGTGGGTGCTACGTTTGTTTGGTGCTAAACTGGGGCAGGAGGTAATTATCAAACCGGGCGTCAATATCAAATATCCCTGGCTGCTTAAAACGGGCGATCACGTCTGGATTGGCGAGCAGGTCTGGATCGATAACCTGAGCGACGTAGTGATTGGTAGTAACGTCTGTCTATCGCAGGGTGCCCTGATCCTGACGGGCAACCACGACTATCGGCAGCCCACCTTCGACCTGACAACCCGGCCTATTACACTGGACGATGGCGTCTGGATCGGAGCTAAAGCCGTGGTGTGTGCGGGCGTAACCTGCCATTCCCATTCGGTACTGGCCGTTAACTCGGTCGCCACCCGTCCATTGGAGGCCTATGGTATCTACCAGGGCAACCCCGCTGTCTTCGTCCGGCAACGTCACATTAACCCATGA
- a CDS encoding glycosyltransferase family 2 protein: MADVSVIILTFNEEKHIARCLTSLQLFTDRIFIVDSYSTDRTVDIARSMGAVVVQNPWVNYATQFNFGIANTPFQTTWLMRMDADEYVLPELANEINQKLATLPTDVAGIHVKRRVMFFDRWMRHGAYYPIWLMRLWRRGQGQCEELWMDEHIKLSEFNGQPAKTIQFEHDLVDHNLNNLTWWTQKHNLYAIREVIDLLNIKYNFDNVERVEPNLFGPQDQRTRYLKMKYASLPLFTRPILYFAYRYIIRLGFLDGRPGLMWHFLQGLWYRFLVDAKLFEAYFHAGRDKEALIQYFQQQYGKNLRPASPGAGDSKSVNVSINE; the protein is encoded by the coding sequence ATGGCCGACGTATCGGTTATTATTCTGACATTCAACGAAGAAAAACACATTGCCCGGTGCCTTACGAGTTTACAACTCTTTACGGACAGGATATTTATTGTTGATTCGTATTCCACCGACCGAACCGTCGATATTGCCCGCTCCATGGGCGCCGTCGTTGTCCAGAATCCCTGGGTAAACTACGCGACGCAATTCAACTTCGGCATCGCCAATACACCCTTTCAGACAACCTGGCTCATGCGCATGGACGCCGATGAATACGTCCTGCCCGAGCTGGCCAACGAAATCAACCAGAAGCTGGCAACGCTCCCCACCGACGTAGCGGGTATTCACGTTAAACGGCGGGTCATGTTTTTCGACCGATGGATGCGGCACGGGGCTTACTACCCGATCTGGCTGATGCGGTTATGGCGTCGTGGGCAGGGACAGTGCGAAGAACTCTGGATGGACGAGCACATTAAACTGTCGGAATTCAACGGGCAGCCCGCCAAAACCATTCAGTTCGAGCACGACCTGGTCGACCATAACCTGAACAACCTGACCTGGTGGACGCAGAAGCACAACCTCTACGCCATTCGGGAAGTCATTGACCTGCTTAATATCAAATACAATTTCGACAACGTCGAGCGGGTTGAGCCGAATCTGTTTGGGCCTCAGGATCAGCGGACGCGCTATCTTAAAATGAAATACGCGTCGTTGCCCCTCTTCACGCGCCCGATTCTGTACTTTGCGTACCGGTACATTATCCGGCTGGGCTTTCTGGATGGGCGGCCGGGCCTGATGTGGCACTTCCTGCAGGGGCTCTGGTATCGTTTTCTCGTCGACGCCAAATTGTTCGAAGCCTATTTCCACGCGGGCCGGGACAAGGAAGCACTCATTCAGTATTTCCAGCAGCAGTATGGCAAAAACCTCAGACCAGCTTCGCCCGGTGCTGGTGACAGTAAATCCGTGAACGTATCCATCAATGAGTAG
- a CDS encoding sialate O-acetylesterase encodes MHRLYWTLILFMTHVWALGQVSFTQLPQDLQLYPRNASNQANVGISGTVTATGYNKVNVQVRREGILVQTLSQSLSTAASLTFQLTATIKAEPAEYSFHVFLFKGTDSTLIATRQRVVCGDVYLIHGQSNALAQAGIDQYYGVGFDDKYLRNCTYVFNTDPRTTMRWYAAKDPYSSVGGFGLTLQRLILQTYGIPTLMLNGAIGGTGMLALSARDPSNHANLSTYYGMLLYRAQWAGVANQVKAIIWKQGENEAGSGPEGYDTKFDVFYRQLREDYGDTFRLYVGQLDLMKNGEPGAAALRDFQRRTKYLYKNVETIATVGTRGYDGIHYDALGHQQMAYEQFRQIARDFYGATDTLQINSPEPKKVFYNTRRDSVTLAFDEAMQMVWRDTAYYSFATGQLMGQRFLKDMFYLDKQAGWVTGAQVKQNRVVLSLKEPAGAKTIRYMPPYFADSQSSFYNGPTLKNSRDMRAFTFDSVAIADAIPAVTTLAARPLTDRQIQLVWQSPAGAMVQVLERADGTGDFRQITSLNSMAASYVDNALPDLMNTYSYRIKAVSAVSESAYSNVVSAKLLVLATEPTASLVRLYPNPLGADQVLRIEGDQQTFIGLNVYDLLGREVKSWRGKAANQLSLPMMGVTTGLYIADIQTAEGQLVRQKLLVR; translated from the coding sequence ATGCATAGACTTTACTGGACGCTTATCCTGTTTATGACTCATGTGTGGGCCCTGGGGCAGGTTTCATTTACCCAGTTACCTCAGGATTTACAGCTCTATCCCCGCAACGCCAGCAATCAGGCCAATGTTGGTATTAGCGGTACCGTAACGGCTACCGGTTACAATAAAGTTAACGTTCAGGTGCGTCGGGAAGGGATACTTGTTCAAACGCTTAGCCAGTCATTATCTACGGCGGCCAGCCTAACTTTTCAACTGACCGCAACTATCAAAGCCGAACCTGCTGAGTACTCATTTCACGTATTTCTGTTCAAGGGTACCGATTCGACCTTGATTGCGACCCGGCAGCGGGTTGTATGCGGAGATGTGTACCTTATTCACGGGCAGTCAAACGCGCTGGCACAGGCCGGTATAGATCAGTATTATGGTGTTGGCTTTGACGACAAATACCTTCGAAACTGCACGTACGTATTTAATACCGATCCACGGACAACCATGCGCTGGTATGCCGCGAAAGACCCGTATAGCAGTGTAGGTGGGTTTGGCTTAACTCTCCAGCGACTGATTCTCCAGACCTATGGCATCCCCACGCTGATGCTGAACGGGGCCATCGGCGGGACGGGCATGCTGGCTCTATCGGCCCGGGACCCCAGTAATCACGCGAATCTGAGTACGTATTACGGCATGTTACTATACCGAGCACAGTGGGCAGGAGTTGCTAACCAGGTAAAAGCAATTATCTGGAAGCAGGGTGAGAATGAAGCCGGCAGTGGCCCCGAAGGGTACGACACCAAATTTGATGTATTCTACAGGCAGTTGCGCGAAGACTATGGCGATACGTTTCGCCTGTATGTGGGGCAGCTTGATCTGATGAAGAATGGGGAGCCGGGGGCAGCCGCGCTGCGCGATTTCCAGCGCCGAACCAAATACCTGTACAAGAATGTCGAAACGATTGCCACTGTTGGCACAAGGGGCTACGACGGCATCCACTACGACGCGCTGGGACACCAGCAAATGGCCTATGAGCAGTTCCGGCAGATTGCCCGCGATTTCTACGGAGCGACCGATACGTTGCAGATCAATTCGCCCGAACCCAAAAAAGTGTTCTATAACACCCGCCGGGACTCGGTCACGCTGGCGTTCGACGAGGCCATGCAGATGGTCTGGCGCGATACGGCTTACTATAGCTTTGCTACGGGGCAGCTGATGGGCCAGCGTTTTCTGAAAGATATGTTCTATCTGGACAAACAGGCAGGCTGGGTGACTGGTGCGCAGGTGAAGCAGAACCGGGTGGTTCTGAGTTTGAAAGAACCCGCCGGCGCCAAAACGATACGATATATGCCGCCTTACTTCGCCGACTCCCAATCAAGTTTTTATAACGGCCCAACGCTGAAGAACAGCCGGGATATGCGAGCGTTTACGTTCGACAGCGTTGCTATTGCCGACGCTATTCCAGCCGTAACGACGCTGGCCGCCCGACCCCTGACCGACAGGCAGATCCAGCTGGTCTGGCAAAGCCCGGCGGGAGCGATGGTACAGGTGCTCGAACGGGCCGACGGAACGGGGGATTTTCGGCAGATTACCAGCCTGAACAGCATGGCCGCCAGCTATGTAGATAATGCATTGCCTGACCTTATGAATACCTATTCCTACCGAATCAAGGCCGTCAGCGCCGTGTCGGAGTCGGCGTACAGCAATGTTGTCAGCGCCAAACTGCTGGTACTGGCAACTGAGCCAACGGCCTCCCTTGTCCGCCTGTATCCAAACCCGCTCGGTGCCGACCAGGTGTTACGTATCGAGGGCGATCAGCAGACGTTTATCGGCCTGAACGTATATGATCTGCTCGGCCGGGAGGTAAAAAGCTGGCGTGGTAAAGCCGCGAATCAACTGTCATTGCCGATGATGGGCGTAACAACAGGGTTATACATCGCTGATATACAAACCGCTGAGGGGCAGCTCGTACGGCAAAAGTTATTGGTTCGCTAA
- a CDS encoding glycosyltransferase has protein sequence MRILDICAYTWQAGGPPKIIFDHTQVALRYGHQVDILSPYSPGETPYPVPEGARLILCKRTPVISRFFREVSGELYQYLKQHIHEYDIIHCHGLWHFGTLAPFMLDNRVAKAITIHGVLDRWAYNNNNWKKSLIDRLAQKAYLRRASLVQINNTDEREDLMRYLGYQHPNVVIIPNGVKMSDFVNLPPKGTFRQKFNIPADKKLVLFMSRLNIKKGLDLLLPAFRDYVKDHPDTVLILAGSDDGYEAATRAFIEQQNLGDSIRVVGLLTGDDKKAALADADLFTLPSYSEGFSMAVLEAMASGAPCLVSDRVGFGEAIREHKAGELVDLTPESVRAGLEKTLSNDALRHQMSQNATNLLRNQYDIDIVAKRLLDAYELVVKPEA, from the coding sequence ATGCGCATTCTTGATATCTGTGCCTATACCTGGCAGGCAGGCGGTCCGCCGAAAATCATCTTCGATCATACGCAGGTTGCCCTCCGCTACGGTCATCAGGTCGATATCCTGAGTCCGTACTCACCCGGCGAAACGCCTTACCCCGTTCCCGAAGGAGCCCGCTTGATTCTTTGCAAACGCACCCCTGTTATCAGCCGCTTTTTCCGGGAGGTATCGGGGGAATTGTATCAGTACCTGAAGCAACATATCCACGAATACGACATCATTCATTGTCATGGTCTCTGGCATTTTGGTACGTTGGCGCCGTTTATGCTGGACAACCGGGTGGCCAAAGCGATTACCATTCACGGCGTGCTCGACCGCTGGGCGTACAATAACAACAACTGGAAGAAATCACTCATCGACAGGCTTGCCCAGAAGGCTTATCTGCGTCGGGCGAGTCTGGTGCAGATCAACAATACCGACGAACGCGAGGACCTGATGCGTTACCTGGGTTACCAGCATCCAAACGTAGTAATCATTCCCAACGGGGTCAAGATGAGCGACTTCGTTAACTTGCCGCCCAAAGGCACCTTCCGCCAGAAGTTCAACATCCCCGCCGACAAAAAGCTGGTGCTCTTCATGAGTCGGCTCAACATCAAAAAGGGGCTCGATCTGCTCTTACCCGCTTTCCGCGATTACGTGAAAGACCACCCGGATACCGTCCTGATTCTGGCCGGTTCGGATGATGGGTACGAAGCCGCTACGCGGGCTTTTATCGAGCAGCAAAATCTGGGCGACTCGATCCGGGTGGTGGGTCTCCTGACGGGCGACGATAAGAAAGCAGCCCTGGCCGACGCTGATCTGTTTACGCTGCCCTCCTATTCCGAAGGTTTTTCGATGGCAGTGCTCGAAGCTATGGCGTCTGGCGCTCCCTGCCTCGTCTCAGACCGGGTTGGTTTTGGCGAAGCCATTCGCGAGCACAAAGCCGGAGAATTGGTCGACTTGACACCCGAGAGTGTTCGGGCCGGGCTGGAAAAAACGCTGAGCAATGATGCCCTTCGCCACCAGATGAGCCAGAACGCTACCAATCTGCTGCGAAATCAGTATGACATTGATATCGTAGCCAAGCGTCTGCTGGATGCTTACGAATTGGTTGTAAAGCCAGAAGCATAA
- a CDS encoding glycosyltransferase family 1 protein, with product MRILIVHNLLWAHYKATVFQALQHLVDTRPSQARRGFAGPGVELNVLQIARNERSRAGLEKQADQETPVYQYNYTLLFDRFLEDTTVRERATALLRQAKAFRPDVINLTGYYDPAQILLLLWAKLNGVRVVMQIESTAADHQRRGLKERFKQWVFSQCDGFFCFGSQSANYLLQLGVPERKILLRKNAVDNDVLADNYQQALATRQIRQQQLGLRPNNFIFVGRLIGFKNLPTLLQSFADARQQSSQSSDWGLLILGEGEELASLTAQRDALDLTKAVTFLPGQPWFRVPELLALSNVLVLPSTSEPWGLVVNEAMACGLPVIVSDRCGCVADLVDNGKTGFVFDPAQPDQLTYHLRQFMDGQVDVAKLSRAAKERIAHYSPAAVAGEMLAGFMKITS from the coding sequence ATGCGTATTCTTATTGTTCATAACTTATTGTGGGCGCACTACAAGGCCACAGTTTTCCAGGCCCTGCAACATCTGGTCGATACCCGGCCCAGCCAAGCCCGGCGTGGATTCGCCGGGCCGGGTGTGGAGTTAAACGTCCTGCAGATTGCCCGTAATGAACGGTCCAGGGCAGGCCTGGAAAAACAAGCCGATCAGGAAACGCCAGTTTACCAGTATAATTACACCTTACTCTTCGACCGGTTCCTGGAAGACACTACCGTCCGCGAACGGGCAACGGCGCTTCTACGGCAGGCTAAAGCGTTTCGACCCGATGTGATCAATCTGACGGGCTATTACGATCCGGCTCAAATTCTGCTGCTGCTCTGGGCTAAACTCAATGGCGTTCGGGTAGTGATGCAGATCGAAAGCACAGCCGCCGATCACCAGCGCCGGGGCCTGAAAGAACGCTTTAAGCAATGGGTGTTCAGTCAGTGCGATGGCTTTTTCTGCTTCGGCAGCCAGTCGGCCAATTACCTGCTCCAGTTGGGCGTTCCCGAGCGCAAGATTCTGCTCCGGAAAAATGCAGTTGATAACGACGTTTTGGCCGATAATTACCAGCAGGCTCTGGCAACCCGGCAGATACGTCAGCAACAATTGGGTTTACGCCCTAATAATTTCATTTTTGTTGGTCGGCTGATTGGGTTCAAGAACCTGCCCACCCTGTTGCAGTCCTTTGCTGACGCCCGGCAGCAGAGCAGCCAGTCCTCGGACTGGGGTCTACTGATTCTGGGAGAAGGCGAAGAACTGGCGAGTCTGACCGCCCAGCGGGATGCTCTTGACCTGACGAAAGCCGTTACGTTTCTGCCCGGTCAGCCTTGGTTTCGCGTACCCGAGCTGCTGGCGTTGAGCAATGTACTGGTACTGCCCAGTACGTCAGAGCCCTGGGGATTGGTTGTCAACGAGGCCATGGCCTGCGGCCTGCCCGTTATCGTATCGGACCGTTGCGGCTGTGTAGCTGATCTGGTCGACAACGGTAAAACCGGCTTTGTTTTTGACCCCGCTCAACCCGACCAGTTGACGTATCACCTGCGGCAGTTCATGGACGGCCAGGTTGACGTAGCGAAGCTGAGTCGGGCCGCTAAAGAGCGTATCGCTCACTACTCACCAGCCGCCGTGGCGGGGGAAATGCTGGCGGGTTTTATGAAAATCACTTCCTAA
- a CDS encoding O-antigen ligase family protein, translated as MNRLINIVQTLDLARIVVGICILVDGYPLIFFFRDALKLAPGSTAFTAIALAGGLVLMIPFTFLRRLYRPNETMFWMGIGFITLSIMYMFLFNGVPGFQDTGKDMIYYAYALIFFFLLVNIPNDVVRVFIPVIVLFTLVSNMGLIYSLITNPNWAVGQRATITLGDDDSGGNPHVFSRNAFMGLIACAIWLLRAQTPVLLKLFALFAGVVNLAILVLTQTRSAIVALIIAILFFMYFNVRPAQIRATVRGLVKPIPIAVMALGFVAFIFLLRRYYDAYGILYGYVLNFMERNLENVYALLGLKAQGAAYTATLDASAANRSVSATFFSNVLVGHIHMLILGFGYKFLYLDVPVLEALTNQGIIGFILFGGVNLLCLYHAVRIMSYNPNPLSVFLAYFFMLILVQIFTNGRPYEISFWFPLALMTRFLGVEHLFPAQLSDYAQPVVDEEFTVVPKPA; from the coding sequence ATGAACAGACTGATAAATATTGTACAGACGCTCGACCTGGCCAGAATAGTGGTAGGCATCTGTATTCTTGTCGACGGGTATCCGCTGATTTTCTTTTTCCGGGATGCTCTGAAACTAGCTCCCGGCAGTACCGCGTTTACGGCGATTGCCCTGGCGGGCGGCCTGGTACTAATGATTCCCTTTACGTTTCTGCGTCGGCTTTACCGCCCTAACGAAACCATGTTCTGGATGGGAATCGGCTTTATTACGCTCTCCATTATGTACATGTTCCTATTCAATGGGGTTCCTGGCTTTCAGGATACGGGAAAGGACATGATTTACTACGCTTATGCGCTGATTTTCTTTTTCCTGCTGGTCAATATTCCGAATGACGTCGTTCGGGTTTTTATTCCCGTCATTGTGCTGTTTACGCTGGTGTCCAATATGGGGCTGATCTACTCGCTGATCACGAACCCCAACTGGGCCGTTGGTCAGCGGGCGACGATTACGCTGGGCGACGACGACTCGGGCGGTAACCCGCACGTTTTCTCCCGCAACGCGTTCATGGGGCTTATTGCCTGTGCGATCTGGCTGCTTCGCGCCCAGACGCCGGTTCTCCTGAAACTGTTTGCCCTGTTTGCGGGGGTGGTCAATCTGGCAATTTTGGTGCTGACCCAAACCCGGTCGGCCATTGTAGCGCTGATTATTGCCATTTTGTTCTTTATGTACTTCAACGTACGGCCCGCTCAGATCCGGGCAACGGTTCGGGGATTGGTCAAACCAATACCCATTGCGGTTATGGCACTTGGCTTTGTCGCCTTTATCTTTTTGCTGCGACGCTATTACGACGCGTATGGTATTCTGTACGGCTACGTACTGAACTTTATGGAACGTAACCTGGAGAACGTGTATGCGCTGCTGGGGCTGAAAGCCCAGGGAGCTGCCTACACGGCTACCCTGGATGCCTCGGCTGCCAACCGGTCGGTCAGTGCTACCTTCTTCTCGAACGTACTGGTGGGGCATATACACATGCTCATCCTGGGTTTTGGGTATAAGTTTCTGTACCTAGACGTTCCGGTGCTGGAAGCGCTTACTAACCAGGGAATTATCGGTTTCATTCTGTTTGGCGGGGTTAACCTGCTTTGCCTGTATCACGCCGTTCGGATTATGAGTTATAATCCGAACCCACTCAGCGTGTTCCTGGCGTATTTTTTCATGCTGATACTCGTTCAGATCTTTACCAATGGTCGACCGTACGAGATCTCGTTCTGGTTTCCACTGGCCTTGATGACGCGCTTTCTGGGTGTTGAGCATTTGTTCCCAGCCCAGCTCTCCGACTACGCCCAGCCCGTCGTCGACGAAGAATTTACCGTTGTTCCCAAACCGGCCTAG